In Montipora capricornis isolate CH-2021 chromosome 4, ASM3666992v2, whole genome shotgun sequence, a single genomic region encodes these proteins:
- the LOC138047090 gene encoding uncharacterized protein isoform X1, translating into MASSSRKMEEQDIASERDEALEAVNVHIKEIFDILNGETLKLRKEAEAFDEVAKKLKHVHFSKTLKLNVGGQVFSTSLETMKKDSGSMFHAMFSERFDTKPTEDGTYFLDRDGTHFRYILNYLRTGNLIVPEDKIVRRELLAEAEFYQVQGIIEELKANPFEHSFILSTDKRQVLMEWLKGSLVSASNNYALIYRASRDGWGAANFHIRCDGKGPTVTVVKCGNNIFGGYTEESWEAAASGIYKRDPNSFLFSLVNPSGLRPTKLPLIPGKEGLAIYCISGCGPIFGSNTPNSYYDLLINNNSNQSNTNQASPNNCYKCPEGQNASTFLAGNYTFTASEIEVFVFEK; encoded by the exons ATGGCATCATCATCGCGAAAGATGGAGGAGCAAGATATCGCTTCAGAAAGAGATGAAGCACTGGAGGCGGTGAACGTCCACATTAAGGAAATCTTTGACATTCTAAATGGCGAGACTTTGAAACTTCGGAAGGAAGCGGAGGCTTTCGATGAGGTAGCCAAGAAGCTCAAACACGTACATTTCTCCAAAACATTGAAACTCAATGTTGGAGGACAAGTATTTTCCACTAGTCTGGAAACTATGAAGAAAGATTCAG GTTCAATGTTTCACGCCATGTTCTCTGAAAGATTCGATACAAAGCCCACTGAAGATGGAACTTACTTCCTTGATCGCGATGGAACCCACTTCCGGTACATCCTGAATTACTTGCGTACGGGAAATCTTATTGTTCCAGAAGACAAAATCGTTCGGAGAGAATTGCTCGCAGAAGCCGAGTTCTATCAAGTTCAAGGAATCATTGAGGAACTTAAAGCCAACCCGTTTGAACATTCTTTCATCTTATCCACGGATAAGCGCCAAGTATTGATGGAATGGCTCAAAGGCTCCCTTGTAAGTGCTAGCAATAACTATGCGCTGATATATCGAGCTTCTCGCGATGGCTGGGGCGCTGCCAATTTTCATATTCGCTGCGACGGCAAAGGTCCCACTGTAACAGTGGTGAAGTGTGGAAACAACATATTTGGAGGTTACACAGAAGAAAGCTGGGAAG cAGCAGCCTCTGGTATTTACAAGAGAGATCCTAATTCCTTCCTGTTCAGTTTGGTTAACCCAAGTGGATTGAGACCGACAAAGCTGCCTCTGATCCCAGGAAAAGAGGGCTTAGCAATTTACTGTATTAGCGGCTGTGGTCCTATTTTTGGCAGCAACACACCTAACTCGTATTACGACCTTTTAATCAACAACAATTCGAATCAGTCGAATACTAATCAAGCCAGCCCAAACAATTGTTATAAGTGCCCTGAAGGCCAAAACGCAAGCACCTTTTTGGCTGGAAATTACACATTTACTGCTAGTGAGATAGAAGTATTCGTATTTGAAAAGTGA
- the LOC138047090 gene encoding uncharacterized protein isoform X2, with product MASSSRKMEEQDIASERDEALEAVNVHIKEIFDILNGETLKLRKEAEAFDEVAKKLKHVHFSKTLKLNVGGQVFSTSLETMKKDSGSMFHAMFSERFDTKPTEDGTYFLDRDGTHFRYILNYLRTGNLIVPEDKIVRRELLAEAEFYQVQGIIEELKANPFEHSFILSTDKRQVLMEWLKGSLVSASNNYALIYRASRDGWGAANFHIRCDGKGPTVTVVKCGNNIFGGYTEESWEAASGIYKRDPNSFLFSLVNPSGLRPTKLPLIPGKEGLAIYCISGCGPIFGSNTPNSYYDLLINNNSNQSNTNQASPNNCYKCPEGQNASTFLAGNYTFTASEIEVFVFEK from the exons ATGGCATCATCATCGCGAAAGATGGAGGAGCAAGATATCGCTTCAGAAAGAGATGAAGCACTGGAGGCGGTGAACGTCCACATTAAGGAAATCTTTGACATTCTAAATGGCGAGACTTTGAAACTTCGGAAGGAAGCGGAGGCTTTCGATGAGGTAGCCAAGAAGCTCAAACACGTACATTTCTCCAAAACATTGAAACTCAATGTTGGAGGACAAGTATTTTCCACTAGTCTGGAAACTATGAAGAAAGATTCAG GTTCAATGTTTCACGCCATGTTCTCTGAAAGATTCGATACAAAGCCCACTGAAGATGGAACTTACTTCCTTGATCGCGATGGAACCCACTTCCGGTACATCCTGAATTACTTGCGTACGGGAAATCTTATTGTTCCAGAAGACAAAATCGTTCGGAGAGAATTGCTCGCAGAAGCCGAGTTCTATCAAGTTCAAGGAATCATTGAGGAACTTAAAGCCAACCCGTTTGAACATTCTTTCATCTTATCCACGGATAAGCGCCAAGTATTGATGGAATGGCTCAAAGGCTCCCTTGTAAGTGCTAGCAATAACTATGCGCTGATATATCGAGCTTCTCGCGATGGCTGGGGCGCTGCCAATTTTCATATTCGCTGCGACGGCAAAGGTCCCACTGTAACAGTGGTGAAGTGTGGAAACAACATATTTGGAGGTTACACAGAAGAAAGCTGGGAAG CAGCCTCTGGTATTTACAAGAGAGATCCTAATTCCTTCCTGTTCAGTTTGGTTAACCCAAGTGGATTGAGACCGACAAAGCTGCCTCTGATCCCAGGAAAAGAGGGCTTAGCAATTTACTGTATTAGCGGCTGTGGTCCTATTTTTGGCAGCAACACACCTAACTCGTATTACGACCTTTTAATCAACAACAATTCGAATCAGTCGAATACTAATCAAGCCAGCCCAAACAATTGTTATAAGTGCCCTGAAGGCCAAAACGCAAGCACCTTTTTGGCTGGAAATTACACATTTACTGCTAGTGAGATAGAAGTATTCGTATTTGAAAAGTGA